The genomic region cttccccattaatgcggccagggtggtaggtgcaaagtctttaatgtggaggtgacagcctttacccttggtgtttctctaacatcggtgcttctaggacattcaagggcttaccccttttatccattggttctgaccatgtcattgcctaacgtttatcatgaagtACCGGGtcctccggtgtccgtccgaagaggaattcaccctcggctggatcctcggttcctcggcgcatgggccgacccgtaatactaacaagttctaaactcaagagcaggtcggccttccttagcacggcccaaagacccatatctccatcaggatcttttttactccccacagagCCCTTCTgggtgaggaaaaaaaaattccatatgAATTATACtggtatttttaaaaataaaatatcactGATTAAATACGAACATCAacttataaatttgtttatctattttaattgtTGTACATATAATACCTATTTGTAGTCTAGTAGTATAGCTTAATTGGTTAGGAAACGGAACCTTGCCCAATTTGTTAACTTAAAAATAAGGTGactaaaatctttaaaatttcaccattttttttgggtatgatTGTGTTTttatcaaactaattttttaagaaaactaaACAGATTACAATAACTATACTGAAAGCACATTGTCATTTATaggtctttatttttattttcttttatggcATAATGTTTGggatataaaatttttcataactATTGCTCTAGCAAGTTGTGATTGATGTATTATTACTTTCATATAAATTCAATACTGAGATCAATTTTATTGACACTAATCACAACTGCCCCTTAAATAGTAAcagaaaaaattgtgaaaacttTGAGTCTTTGAAtgccaaaaatcaaaataccacTCATGTAAAAGAGGTACGGGGCTTTAACCTTACCAAAAAGCTTATACCCCTATCATCCATATTTTGAAGTTGCTTTGGGCCTTTTTGcttaataatacaaattttaaaacagTTTGGCAGAACACCATTGTTTGAATCTTATTTGGGAAATAGTCTTTTTAGAATCTCATCTCTTGAGAAGAGTCCCAACATTAACCTCATCTATTGAAATAACTCCTCTTCCAGAAATGCGATACTAAATCCAAAGACCGGCATGActaatttaaacttttaaagtggaaattttttaaaatgttgtcTACATGAAATTGGCATCTTGTAAAAAAGAGTTCCATTTAAAACACGGAATTTGTCTCTTCAAGAGATAAGTTCTTCTTAAAAcattccaattaaaaaaagcaTGAAAAGCCCTTCTTCCAACACCAACTCAAAAGGCATTTTAGGTCTAAACCCGCCTTAATCTATCCCTTAATTTCCACAACCACAACCTACATTTCATTCTTAAAAGGCCCAACATAGTTCTCTAATATGACACTAcaaattattattcttgttttttttcatATCTCATGTCTTGAAAATACATCCACTAatgcaagattaaaaaaaagagaagaaaaatagacACAAAGAATTCAAGTGATTTGGCAATATGCTTACATTCATAGGTGGTGACAGAGaaagtttcacaataaaataaggAGATTACAATAGTAACACACAAGCACtttcaaaaaacccaaaccccaaatatATTATTGGCTCTCTCACAGAGAATAGAGCAACCTATTGTATTTGCACTGGCCTTATAGCTAGCATCTTTCTCTCTATTGTACAATACACACCATTTTACCAAGCCATATAACACCACATATTTATAATATGCTAAGTCGGCCAAAATGGGTAAATGCCCTTTTTCGCGCAAAAAAGATAGCATTATGtcccatttcccaaactaattagggaaatgcccttcttttgaaactcgattttctcaaaatcgagttaagccctatagcgatGTTTTTCGGatcctatagcggcgttttaaggagcctaaaACGGCGTTTTGGAACTCGACCTTCAGAAATCGAgttatagataaaataaaaaaaaataaaaaaattgcattgaaCTCGAGCTCATAGAgttcgagttacaaaacgcctctataggtccttaaaatgccgctataggtccttaaactCTGAAGATTAAAACCAATGAACAAAATCATATAAATGACCCAATTCTCAAAACAAGAATAAATTCGTATGATTAAAGTCACAAGTATAAAAATTGAAGGGCATAACTGTTTCAGCGAAATTCTCAGAGAAGCAGGCAAGATCAACAATGTCAACAAATCAAAAGCTCTACGTAATTATCAAGATAAGCAAGAAGCATGTGATATAAATGACatccaaaaattgagtttctGTCAAAATAGGTGTAAACCATGGTTTTGAAACTCAGACCGTTCATTAaaccgtaaaagggagaggttcaagatttttgaaGTCGAACTGtaatgacgtcataattaatttaataattattttaaatatataaaaatattaaattgataaaaatagaaaaattaactaaaatagtctAATTCATTTAGAGATCtatctttcaaatattttttatatcataactttcacaaGACAAATAAGAAATGTCAAATCCTTAGCaaacataaatttgaattacTCAATCAATCCATAAAAGTACAAAGTAAAAATGCATAAACAAGCCTCCAAGTTACACATTGTTTCTtacaaaaatacataaaacttatttctaaaaaacaaaatagaactTCAAACTCCAAGTTTCACACTGTGTCTTACAAAAAGACATAGAAATTATctctaaaatagaaaatagaactgcaaagttcaaacaaaattattataatcATAAATCATCAATGTCATGAAAGTTATCATGCTCATCATCATTCCCTGGAAATCTAGGAGGAGGGCTTATTGTTTGTCCAAATGTTCCCAAATCAACTCCTTCAATAATGTTTAcacaagtttaaaaaaaaaaaaaaaaatcactataggttgtcaaattgtttacaTATAAACTAATCTTTAGTATTAGAAGAAGGCTCTGCACTTGTTGGATACACACCCTCTTCATAAATTGCATTGTCCAATTCTTCATATACTAGATATAGGTCTTCCTCTTTcacaaatacccaaaaattaGTTTTGTCGATACTTGCATAATCAATGGGGTCAAAATTACACTTTTTGTTGTAAAAACTGCATCACAAAATGTCATGCTCATTATTGGAATTTGAACATAATTAGTAACTAACaattacattatataaatgACTTCCTAAAAATTAATACATTGACAAGATATAGCATTTAGTTACATATGTCTCAATCGCAAGTTATGAAGAACAAACACAAGATCATTGAGCCTTTGATGCTCCAACCTATTTCTCCTCTTAGAATGTATTTGTTCAAATAAACTCCAATTACACTCACATCCAGATGAGGCGGAAGTTTGGCTAAGGATTCTAATTGCCAATTTTTGCAAGTTTGGAGCATGAGCCACCTACAACTTCCACCATTCATCTGATTTTCATAACACAACATAAACTAATATTAATCAACATAAACTAATATTAATCAACATAAACAAACTAAATTTCAATTGCATAATCACTTCAATTATCTAAACTATAGTGACAAAACTAACTTTCACATTAACAAAAATACTAAGATTTGTTTATAGTATTAAAGTAAACTAATTACTTCTCACCTGGATGAGTGGTCTTGCTTGTTAACAATGCAAGATCTCTATCAAAGCTACTAATGCGGTCTCGATCATATTTTCTTGGTCATCAtcatatttttttccctatgTAGTCCAAAACAGCCATATTTACTGCTGGTTTCTGATAAAAATTTTCCTCATCATATTGAAAGGCAAAATTTAACCAATATGCAGCAGCATGAATATCTTTACGCAAATTTTTATCTTAATGGCTTTTTTATAATTGAGGTGTATGGCTTGTACAAGTGTTTCCTCATTCGGAAGATCTTCTTGATTCCCAACCGTGCTCTATACATGCCCTCATACACATATCCTATTGCAGGCCTTTGATCAGAATCAACAATCCGCAACAAACGAATGAGTGGCGATGAAATCTTGACAATAACATTAATATCATCCCAAAAGAATTATCCAAAATGATAAAAACTGCTTCTTTTGCCTTTAACTCTCTTGCCAATTTATTGTCCACAAAGAACTTGCTAGTCACTAAGGGTTGCAAGTCATGCTTATGCACATGAATGCTTCCAAATGCAAGGAAAGTAGTAGCAAATCTTGTTGCTCTCGGGCGAACAATTTCTGTCCAACCAGGTCTATTCCTTAACCAAGCAACCAAAGCCACatgattataaataaaaactgtAATTTTGGAAGCATGTTCATTGAGTCTACCCACATGAGGCATTTCTCCCATATCCTTCAACACAAGATTTAGGCAATGTGCTACACAAGGAGACCAACTAATAGTTTTATACTTTTCACACAATAATTTACCTGCAGATACATAATTAGAAGCATTATCAGTAACCATGTGAACTATGTTTTTTGGACCAACCCATGTATCTACTTCATCAAACAATTTAAACAAGTTTCCGGAACTCTTCACAATCTCTGAGGTATCAACTGATTTTACAAATACCATTCCCCTAGGACaataaacaaagaaattgaCCAATGACTTATGTCTAGTATCTGTCCAACCATTAGCCATAAGTGTACATCCAACTTCTGCCCAATGCCTACGTTGTGAGTCAACCAACAACTGAACCTCTTTCTTTTGACCCCTTAACAAAAGGACCCGTATAGCATGATAAGTTGGACCTTTGTAACTAGGATCGGCAACAACTACGGCATCAATCATCCTTTGGTAGTACACTGAATTCACAGCATTAAAAGGAATGCAAGTGTCATACATCCACCTTGCAATAGCCATATCAGCTTGCCTCACATTTTCTTTGCTTTGGAACACACTTTTAAGAGACAGTTGAGCTGTTGGAGTAGTTCTTGGAGCAAAGTAATTGTCCACTGGCTTTGTACCCTTTCTTTTACCTAAAGCAGCTTTTTTAGGCAACCCACTACTAAATACTTCTTgaacatcttcatcttcttgcaTATCACTATTTGTGGAAGGCACACTAAACATTTTTTCTTGACATCGTTTGGaagtttttttcttcaatttaaactccttcaaatattcaaacattAGGTATCTCACATCATGAGAAACCTTTTTACATGATCCAATATCACCTTTTATCCCTGCAAGTTGTCGTTTCATCCTATTAATACCCCCACCTTTATATGTTTGCCTACAATACACACATGTAAAAGTATTTCGTCCTTTCTCATCCATCCCAAGGCTAAAATGTTTCCAAGCCGGATCAACATTTTCCCTTACTCTTGAGCTAGACTCCACTACATTGGAATCAATTTCATGTGATGGAGTAGACCCAGTCTCTGTTTCCATTTTAATCTAAAAGACTAAACAACCAATCAAACACTCAAAGACCCATCAATTTTTGAAATACAGAGAGTCAAAGAATCAAAACTTCATACACAGAGTCAAATTAACAAACTAATATACACAAAGTCATAGAGTCAAAGAATCACAAATTCACAACTTCATACAATTTCTAAAATTCACCAATTTTTTACAACAGACCCATCACCCCAAATATCCAAATACACAGTTGATAGTCCACATATAGCTATATAtattcacaaacacaaacatatatatactcTCACATGCAATTATCACATAATATAATTGATCTTGTAAATTACACTCAATGCAAGTCTAAGGAAATGAATTGATGACCATTAGTAGCAAATATCGCAAATATCTTACACTCAATGCAAAGGCAAATTTTGTgtatctataacatttttaaattaccAAACTTATGTACTTTTGATGTTCACAAATTcagccagaaaaaaaaaaagaaaaaagaagaagaataaatcACAACTTTCACATGTaaaagatttattattattttacctAATCAACTTTCACAGATGAGAGTGCGGTGGCTGACGGTGACAAGGAAGAGAAGCAGAGATGAGAGTGAGGTGAGCTGCAATCTGGGCTGAGGACTGTGGTGGCCGACGACGATGAGGGAGAGAGGCAGAGATGTAATTAGAGtaagagagaggcagagagctcAAAGAGTGAGGCGAGATGCGATCTGGGTTGAGGACTGTGGTGGCCGATGACAATGAGGGAGAGAGGCAGAGATGtaatgagagtgagagagaggcagagagctcAGAGAACTCAGAAAGTAAGGCGAGTTGCAAGGGTTTCTATTTTGACTCTTTGAGGATCCAATTCCAAATGACGTCatatagggaaaaaaagagagaagacaATGCTTTGGAGACAAAATGGTGCCATTTAAGGCTTGAAATAAGGGACTCGTGTGAATCGCCAGAACCGCTCAAGGTTCATAGAACCGGTCGGTCGGACCGCGGTTTGTACGAGTCCCTACTTTTTTTGCATAGAACGATTCTTGATGTTAAACAGATTGTAAAAATGAATGGTTCGAGGCTTTCCCGGTTAGATCGTACGGTTCGGTCCgggttttaaaaccatggtgtaaaccatcaatattcctaTAGTCGTCCAAAAGGTCAACGCAGGAATAAGGGGGCAACTGACAAGTACTAAAATTACAGGCTCATCATATAGCTGATGAGCATTCAATTTATAAGCTCGTCCATACATATGACAAACATACAATCCATAGGGCCGTCCAGGAGAGGACGACCATATAGCATTTATGGCGCTATCATTAATGGTTTTGTAATCGGCGAGCTCTAATGGTTAGAAAGGCCAACCATGAGCCAGTTAAGCCTCATTCAAGCTCAGACATATGTTACAAAAGACAGTCAAGAAAGCCATTAAGAGGCTGCCATTAGTTACACTCATAATGAGCCTCCCAATAGTTGTACTAAGGCTATAAATAAGCCACCAAGCACCAGGAGAAAGGTACACAAGTTCAAACATAGAAAATTACATTCTCATTCTCTGAGAGATATTGAGAAATCTACTGAATTAATCATTGGAGAACCGTTGGTTAACACCATTCCGGTGTCTTTCTTTCTCATCTTTGCAGGGAACATTATCCTATCATAAGCTCCGATGAGGTTATCAACTGGCGACCATTTTTGGCTTCATCATTATCCACTGCCATCTCAGCCATGGAGTTCCACAACAGGACTATTTGGATATTTCAAAAGAGGGCATTTCGGTTAAAAAAAACTCCCTAAATAGTGTTAATCTGCCAAAAATACTATATTGTCTCTaggtttcaagtttcaaataatTATAAGGAAAAATAGTCTTAAGTATATTTTTACATGTTAATTAGCATCCACGTTGTACATATAAAGTCCAAAATTTCATATCTCTTATCCACATCTTTTTAAGCATGTACATATATACTATTTAGCACAAGAAATGAATAATATGTATGGGGGCAATCTACACTAACAAATATAGcatagctatatatatatatatatagctatgCTATATTTGTTAGTGTAGATTGCCCCCATACATATTATTCATTTCTTGtgctaaatatatatatatacatacaagtTAACTCTTTCTCTAACAAACTCCACTATAACTCATTCCTTTATGAAGTTttagttaatttaatttttaacgtaatttaatttcaaatgcATTAGCAAAATAGATACAATGTCCATGTTCTTACCAAAAGCTcctacaataaaaaattaaaagaaaaacaatagggagtttcacacatatacacttaaattatgttagaataaaaattttatcttatataaaaaaaataataaataaaataataacattatGTGATAATACACACATCAATCAAAAGTTTTGTAATCTTCCACGTAAGTATATGTAGAACTCAAATCTACCTCATTTCTATATCACAATCTATACTAGACATATAACATAACCTCTTTATTATCATTAAGATCTTACGATTAAAATTATTAAGGAGAAGGAAGATTTTGAGATGggaaaatgattatttaaatgaattttttttttttttgagaaacaattatttaaatgaaatcgAGAGGCCGGCAGAGGATATATATTTGATTTGAGCTTCTTGGACCAACATCTTTATCGCTAGACAGGAAATGATTGCAAAAATCAATGTCAGCCACTATTAAACAGAAATTGTAGAAGTAGAAGAGCTTTTGATTTGATCATTTTGGACCAACATCTTTATCCTGTCTAGCAAGTGGGAGTAGAGTAGCCGGCCTATATAGTTTTCGTTGACAGTGCAATAGGACGGGGTCACTGTTGGATACGCTaggcttactttttttttgtattccccaaaattatttattttactaatttattttattacttactttacatttcagtttttatttttatacacaatttaataaaatagtataaactacttaataaaataataaaagtattattttttctttttccctctcactttttcttttcacatacaattatatattaaaataatttttttttttttttttacaatctatGAACAATAAGGTTATATGTATGCAaccttactattcataggttgcaaatttttttaagtttacaaaccCGAATGGAGTGGGTTTTGGGTGGTTTAGGTTATAAAATAGCAACTAGGCTCcccaatgctagtgctctaatgATACAAATAAAGTTTTAGTTAaacttttcaaacttttatacttttttttttttttgtgaattttgaaaatctaatagttaaatttcatgttttttgtATTCATAATATATGTGGGGGAGATGTTTTTTATGTTAATAATAATGTTTTGTGATCTTGGACTACTACCGTTGTTAGCTAAGCTCATAAGAAACTAGATTTCAAAACCACcttctataaattcattgtattaaCTTTTTAGGCCTATCCCTTACCTggttttgggcttaggtacaaattgtgttcttacaattggcgtcgtctatGGGAAATCATGTTGTTTTATTGAGTCTAACAATCAACTATGGTAAGTTCTGGTCCTCACCAAGCTCAGTCTATGGGGTCCCAATGTCGAGAGCACTCCCTCAATCTTGAGCAAGGTAGAGACCGGGAAGGGAGTGTGCATACTGCCCATACTAGCAGGAGTCAATCACTAGGTGGGAGCCGTGCCTCCCATGCAGAGCGTGTTAGAGGCATGCAACTGGAGATTGATCGTTTAAAAAGGAAGCTACACCATGAGCGACGAAAACGAACCCCTTCCACTTCTGACCTCTCTTCTGGAGATGATGAAGGCAGTAGCTACAGACCCAAATCAAGGATTCCCTCTAGTGAGTCATTTTCGTGTGAAGGAGACAGCTTGAATGGCCACAGAAATAAAAGTTTGTCTTGCAAAGGCTTGAGAAATGACACTGTGAACAAGGCGCTGAACCAAATTGCTAAATCACCTTTCATGTGCAGCATTGAAGAGGGCAAACTTCCTCAGCGGTTCACTCAACCAACATTCACCATGTACAATGGATGGACAGACCTTGTGGAGCATATGAGCCACTTCAACTAGAGAATGGTCATACACTCTAGGAATGAAGCTTTGATGTGCAAAATGTTCCCATCCAGTTTGGGACCTGTGGCAATAAGGTGATTCAATGGGTTGGGAGCAGGTTCTATAGATTCTTTTAAGGGACTCACCCGAGCATTTAGGTCCCACATTAGACTCCTTGTTGTCTATGACTTTGCGAGAAGGAGAATCTTTGAAAACGTATTCAGACAGATActaggagatgttcaatgagattgatgaagattttgatgatgtggccatAAGAACTTTCAAGGTTGGCCTGCCTGCCGAACATAGTCTGAGGAAATCATTAACAGGAAAGCCAGTTGACAATGTACGCCAGCTTATGGACCGCATTGACAAGTATAAGCGGGTTGAGGAGGATCAACAATTAAGTAGGGCAAGGGGAAGGTGGT from Castanea sativa cultivar Marrone di Chiusa Pesio chromosome 11, ASM4071231v1 harbors:
- the LOC142616356 gene encoding uncharacterized protein LOC142616356 — protein: METETGSTPSHEIDSNVVESSSRVRENVDPAWKHFSLGMDEKGRNTFTCVYCRQTYKGGGINRMKRQLAGIKGDIGSCKKVSHDVRYLMFEYLKEFKLKKKTSKRCQEKMFSVPSTNSDMQEDEDVQEVFSSGLPKKAALGKRKGTKPVDNYFAPRTTPTAQLSLKSVFQSKENVRQADMAIARWMYDTCIPFNAVNSVYYQRMIDAVVVADPSYKGPTYHAIRVLLLRGQKKEVQLLVDSQRRHWAEVGCTLMANGWTDTRHKSLVNFFVYCPRGMVFVKSVDTSEIVKSSGNLFKLFDEVDTWVGPKNIVHMVTDNASNYVSAGKLLCEKYKTISWSPCVAHCLNLVLKDMGEMPHVGRLNEHASKITVFIYNHVALVAWLRNRPGWTEIVRPRATRFATTFLAFGSIHVHKHDLQPLVTSKFFVDNKLARELKAKEAVFIILDNSFGMILMLLSRFHRHSFVCCGLLILIKGLQ